One window of the Paenibacillus beijingensis genome contains the following:
- a CDS encoding ABC transporter ATP-binding protein, with protein MAQKLLEIENLTAAFRSQKDWVKATDNVSFSLDTGQTLCIVGESGSGKSVTSLSIMRLIDYAGGVIMEGSIRFKGEELASKEQQEMIGIRGNKIAMIFQDPMSALNPVFTVGDQIAESVQLHQNKSREEAWKAAVEMLRLVGIPSPEIRAGQYPHELSGGMCQRVVIAIALACSPELLIADEPTTALDVTVQAQILDLLLRLKEEMGMSILLITHDMGVAAEMADRIAVMYAGAIVEEGLASELFRSPSHPYTAGLLRSIPGLEGDRGEELYTIQGTIPPISQLPSGCRFHPRCPYVMDRCRNQDPGFFRLGDDHKAACWLYDESVSAGSAQTGNKVTVKFGVRDKQNAVKRGERI; from the coding sequence ATGGCGCAAAAGCTTCTCGAAATCGAAAATCTGACCGCCGCGTTCCGCTCGCAGAAAGACTGGGTGAAGGCGACCGACAACGTGTCGTTTTCGTTGGATACGGGACAGACCCTGTGCATCGTCGGCGAGTCGGGAAGCGGCAAAAGCGTCACTTCGTTGTCCATTATGCGCCTCATCGACTACGCGGGCGGCGTCATTATGGAAGGCAGCATCCGCTTTAAAGGAGAGGAACTGGCGAGCAAAGAGCAGCAGGAGATGATCGGAATCCGCGGCAACAAGATCGCCATGATTTTTCAGGACCCGATGTCGGCGCTCAATCCCGTCTTTACGGTCGGGGATCAGATCGCCGAAAGCGTGCAGCTGCATCAGAACAAAAGCCGGGAAGAAGCGTGGAAAGCGGCGGTGGAAATGCTGCGCCTCGTCGGAATTCCTTCGCCGGAAATCCGGGCCGGACAGTATCCCCATGAGCTGTCGGGCGGGATGTGCCAGCGCGTCGTCATCGCCATCGCGCTCGCCTGCAGCCCGGAGCTGCTCATTGCCGACGAGCCGACGACCGCTCTTGATGTGACCGTGCAGGCGCAAATTCTCGATCTGCTGCTGCGGTTGAAGGAAGAAATGGGCATGTCGATTCTGCTCATTACGCACGATATGGGCGTTGCGGCGGAAATGGCGGACCGCATCGCCGTCATGTATGCGGGCGCGATTGTGGAAGAAGGATTGGCGTCCGAATTGTTCCGCAGCCCGTCCCATCCTTATACGGCCGGTCTGCTGCGCTCCATTCCCGGTCTTGAAGGCGATCGCGGCGAGGAACTGTACACGATTCAAGGAACCATTCCGCCGATCAGCCAGCTTCCATCCGGATGCCGCTTCCATCCGCGCTGCCCTTATGTGATGGACCGCTGCCGAAATCAGGATCCCGGTTTCTTTCGTTTGGGGGACGATCATAAAGCGGCCTGCTGGCTCTATGACGAATCTGTCTCTGCCGGTTCCGCCCAGACCGGGAACAAAGTGACCGTCAAGTTTGGCGTGCGCGACAAACAGAATGCCGTGAAACGGGGGGAACGGATATGA
- a CDS encoding ABC transporter ATP-binding protein, which produces MSVQQAEQQLLEVRHLKKYFPIKKGLLNRVVGQVKAVDGVSLSIRKGETFGLVGESGCGKSTLGRVILQLQRATEGDVIFDGTNVTGLGHAEMRRMRERMQIIFQDPFGSLNPRFLVRDLIAEPLRIHRKMTARQMDDRVVELMELVGLDASRRNRYPHEFSGGQRQRIGIARAIALSPQFILADEAVSALDVSVQSQVLNLLRKLQKELGLTFLFIAHGLNVVRHISERVGVMYLGKLVEVAPTEALFAAPRHPYTAALLSSIPRPEPDRKRERIVLQGDVPSPANPPSGCRFHPRCPLAAERCRIEEPLLLQDESGRAVACHFPLS; this is translated from the coding sequence ATGAGCGTGCAGCAAGCGGAGCAGCAGCTTCTTGAAGTGCGGCATTTGAAAAAATATTTTCCGATCAAAAAAGGACTGCTGAACCGGGTTGTCGGACAGGTGAAAGCGGTCGATGGCGTCAGCTTGTCGATCCGAAAGGGCGAGACGTTCGGCTTGGTCGGCGAATCCGGGTGCGGCAAGTCGACGCTTGGCCGCGTCATTTTGCAGCTGCAGCGGGCGACCGAAGGGGACGTCATCTTCGACGGCACCAATGTGACCGGGCTTGGACACGCGGAGATGCGCAGGATGCGCGAGCGGATGCAAATTATTTTTCAGGATCCGTTCGGCTCGCTCAATCCGCGCTTTCTGGTACGGGATTTGATCGCGGAGCCGCTGCGGATTCACCGCAAAATGACGGCACGCCAGATGGACGACCGCGTCGTGGAGCTGATGGAGCTGGTCGGACTCGATGCGTCCAGGCGCAACCGGTATCCGCACGAATTTTCCGGCGGACAACGCCAGCGGATCGGCATTGCGCGCGCGATTGCGCTGAGTCCCCAATTTATTTTGGCGGATGAGGCGGTATCCGCGCTCGACGTGTCCGTTCAGTCGCAGGTGCTCAACCTGCTGCGGAAGCTGCAGAAGGAGCTGGGGCTGACGTTTCTGTTCATTGCCCACGGCTTAAACGTTGTCCGCCACATTTCCGAGCGGGTCGGCGTCATGTACCTCGGCAAGCTGGTGGAGGTAGCCCCGACCGAAGCGCTGTTCGCCGCGCCGCGACACCCGTACACCGCCGCGCTTCTCTCTTCGATCCCGCGGCCGGAACCGGACCGCAAACGGGAGCGGATCGTGCTGCAGGGGGACGTTCCGTCGCCGGCCAACCCGCCGTCCGGCTGCCGCTTTCACCCGCGGTGCCCGTTGGCCGCTGAGAGATGCCGGATCGAGGAGCCGCTGCTGCTGCAGGACGAGTCGGGCCGGGCTGTCGCCTGCCACTTTCCGCTGTCATAA
- a CDS encoding DUF2500 domain-containing protein, whose product MGIHVDADPLTSLTGPFMTVVMIAVAVIVAAGLFRTLHLWNRNNKQPVLSVRALVVGRRFEAQTRRHSGDDNASQQTQSYTYYVTFEVESGDRMEFAIEGRNYGLIAEGDLGKLTFQGTRYFGFDRDNNRLGQMG is encoded by the coding sequence ATGGGAATCCATGTTGATGCCGATCCGTTGACTTCGCTCACCGGTCCGTTTATGACGGTCGTTATGATCGCAGTCGCCGTCATTGTGGCAGCCGGCTTGTTCCGCACGCTTCATCTCTGGAACCGGAACAACAAGCAGCCGGTGCTGTCCGTTCGCGCCCTTGTTGTGGGCAGGCGGTTCGAGGCGCAAACCCGCCGCCACAGCGGCGACGATAATGCGTCTCAGCAGACGCAATCTTATACGTACTATGTAACATTCGAAGTGGAAAGCGGCGACCGGATGGAGTTTGCGATCGAAGGGCGCAATTACGGCTTGATCGCCGAGGGCGATCTAGGAAAATTGACGTTCCAGGGAACGCGCTATTTCGGGTTCGATCGCGACAACAACAGGCTCGGCCAGATGGGCTGA
- a CDS encoding lipoate--protein ligase yields MLFVDNRNIHDPSLNLALEEYILRKLPEHNDYLLFYINGPSVIIGKNQNTVEEINAEYVEANGIQVVRRLSGGGAVYHDTGNLNFSFITKDDGQSFRNYRKFTEPVIKALHSLGVEAELTGRNDIQVGERKISGNAQFATRGRMFTHGTLLFNSNIEHVSSALNVNPEKFKSKSTKSVRSRVANISEFLSESLTVEQFKAKLLEAIYNGKDATSYELDEADWEGVLQIAERRYRNWDWNYGRSPAFNMRQVKRFSAGTFDARLNVIDGKIAEAVVYGDFFGLGEVSEVTEKLIGVRYDADAVKDALAGSDISYTFGPITMEEFLSLLF; encoded by the coding sequence ATGCTGTTTGTGGACAACCGCAATATCCACGATCCGTCGCTTAATTTGGCGCTTGAGGAATATATTCTCCGTAAGCTGCCTGAACACAACGACTATTTGCTTTTTTATATTAACGGACCTTCCGTCATTATCGGCAAAAACCAGAACACCGTCGAAGAGATCAATGCCGAATATGTGGAAGCAAACGGCATTCAAGTGGTCCGCCGTCTTTCGGGAGGCGGAGCGGTCTATCACGACACCGGCAACCTGAACTTCAGCTTTATAACGAAAGATGACGGTCAATCATTCCGCAATTACCGCAAATTTACAGAGCCCGTTATTAAAGCGCTCCATTCGCTTGGCGTCGAGGCGGAGCTGACGGGCCGCAACGATATTCAGGTCGGGGAGCGCAAAATTTCCGGCAATGCCCAATTCGCCACACGCGGCCGGATGTTTACGCACGGCACGCTGCTGTTCAACTCCAACATCGAGCACGTTTCTTCCGCCCTTAATGTCAATCCCGAAAAATTCAAATCGAAGTCGACGAAATCGGTGCGCAGCCGCGTGGCCAATATTTCCGAATTTTTGAGCGAATCGCTCACGGTCGAGCAGTTTAAGGCCAAGCTGCTCGAGGCTATATATAATGGAAAGGACGCAACTTCCTATGAGCTTGACGAAGCCGATTGGGAAGGCGTGCTGCAAATTGCCGAGCGGCGGTACCGCAACTGGGATTGGAATTACGGACGTTCGCCCGCATTTAATATGCGCCAGGTCAAACGGTTCTCCGCCGGAACATTCGACGCAAGATTGAATGTCATCGACGGCAAAATTGCCGAAGCCGTCGTATACGGCGACTTCTTCGGTCTTGGCGAAGTTTCGGAAGTGACGGAGAAGCTGATCGGTGTCCGTTACGACGCGGACGCGGTTAAAGATGCACTCGCAGGCAGCGATATTTCGTATACGTTCGGTCCGATTACGATGGAAGAGTTTCTCAGTCTGCTGTTCTAA
- a CDS encoding diguanylate cyclase, whose amino-acid sequence MFVPQEQSRVNKQERSERLLREGRERFIRELEGQLNLIAALIQRLRNGHSADASKLYGIFHTMKGSAPIFGLKRIGTVFGELADVWEWTQEDNPASDAGRLIEESLERSSRLLNQMLLEYEVSSKELEMEKRGGRIGPKLTASGRLLVIDDDDVLRSYLRSRLELDGYTVMEAADVESAKKLLREWKFDLVMLDLMMSPQSGYDLFEYLKEDATLKWLPLIVLSGREDLQDKVQCFYLGADDYVTKPFQYEELSARIYGLLTRSKNVENMAFRDPLTGAYNRRYFDHQFSAEIQRVERYPAPLSVVFIDIDRFKQINDAYGHAVGDMVLQGLAHLLQRSVRGSDLVARYGGEEFVLMLPATGGHEALRLMEDIRQQVHGAVIARDEESEYRITFSAGICEWLPGLSREECLNRADKAMYDAKHQGRNRVLLAATGQESSGSIPELRRPRVLVADDDDILRSILVSSLEPLPIDLVSVHDGEAAYKELLAGSVDLCLLDAVMPGRSGFELLRMIRDELPGKSIRHVKSILLTARNNTAAAKRAAALGADEFLAKPFSPVELSLLVRRLLNLPSDPS is encoded by the coding sequence ATGTTCGTACCTCAGGAGCAGAGCAGAGTGAACAAGCAGGAGCGCAGTGAGAGGCTTCTGCGGGAAGGACGCGAACGGTTTATTCGCGAGCTGGAAGGCCAGCTGAATTTGATTGCGGCCTTAATACAGCGCCTTCGTAACGGTCACAGCGCCGATGCTTCGAAACTTTACGGTATTTTTCATACGATGAAAGGCAGTGCGCCGATATTCGGATTGAAGCGCATCGGAACCGTTTTCGGAGAGCTGGCCGATGTTTGGGAGTGGACGCAGGAAGACAACCCGGCCTCAGATGCGGGCCGTTTAATTGAAGAATCACTGGAGCGGAGCAGTCGCTTACTCAATCAGATGCTGCTTGAATACGAAGTATCGAGCAAAGAGCTGGAGATGGAAAAGCGCGGAGGGCGCATCGGCCCCAAGCTCACCGCCAGCGGCCGGCTGCTTGTCATCGACGATGACGATGTGCTGCGGTCTTACTTGCGGAGCCGGCTGGAATTGGACGGTTACACCGTTATGGAAGCAGCCGACGTGGAAAGCGCGAAGAAGCTGCTGAGAGAATGGAAGTTCGATCTTGTCATGCTCGACTTGATGATGTCGCCCCAGTCCGGTTATGACCTGTTCGAATATTTGAAGGAAGACGCAACCTTGAAATGGCTGCCGCTGATCGTCCTGTCGGGACGGGAAGATCTGCAGGATAAGGTTCAATGCTTTTACTTGGGGGCGGACGACTATGTCACGAAGCCGTTTCAGTACGAGGAGCTGTCCGCGCGTATATACGGGCTTCTGACCCGCTCGAAGAACGTTGAAAATATGGCGTTTCGCGATCCGCTTACCGGCGCGTACAACAGGCGCTATTTCGATCATCAGTTCAGCGCGGAAATTCAGCGGGTGGAACGCTACCCGGCCCCGCTGTCGGTCGTCTTTATCGATATCGACCGGTTCAAGCAAATCAATGACGCTTACGGGCACGCCGTCGGCGATATGGTGCTGCAGGGGCTGGCGCATTTGCTGCAGCGCAGTGTCAGAGGATCGGATCTCGTTGCGAGGTACGGCGGCGAAGAATTTGTGCTGATGCTTCCGGCGACCGGCGGTCACGAAGCGCTGAGATTGATGGAGGATATCCGGCAGCAGGTGCATGGGGCGGTTATTGCCCGCGACGAGGAGAGTGAATACCGGATCACGTTCTCAGCCGGAATATGCGAATGGTTGCCGGGGTTGTCAAGGGAAGAATGCCTTAACCGCGCCGATAAGGCGATGTACGATGCAAAGCATCAGGGCAGAAACCGTGTTCTCTTAGCCGCAACCGGACAAGAAAGCTCCGGTTCCATTCCGGAATTACGGCGGCCGAGAGTGCTCGTCGCCGACGATGACGACATTCTCCGTTCGATTCTTGTCAGCAGCCTGGAGCCGCTTCCCATCGATCTCGTTTCGGTACACGACGGCGAAGCGGCTTATAAGGAACTGTTGGCCGGCTCGGTCGATCTATGCCTGCTGGACGCCGTTATGCCCGGCCGCAGCGGGTTTGAGCTGCTTCGGATGATCCGGGACGAGCTTCCCGGCAAAAGCATTCGTCACGTAAAGAGCATCCTGCTGACGGCCAGAAACAACACTGCGGCCGCGAAGAGGGCCGCAGCGCTTGGAGCGGATGAGTTTCTGGCCAAGCCGTTCTCGCCGGTGGAGCTGTCGTTGCTTGTGCGAAGGCTGCTCAACCTTCCTTCGGACCCAAGCTAA
- a CDS encoding MBL fold metallo-hydrolase, whose product MKKLSDQVTMLEIELVGSSGQKSIISPVLITGEDGPTLVDAGMAGQYGNLAAALREAGVEPSDIKRILITHQDIDHMGGLPELLLELPPSVEVFAHSDDRPYIEGEIPMLKFNRERLAPMLQSAPPEIKEKLEAMLAHPPFGKVNRIVVDGELLPVHGGIRVIHTPGHTPGHLCFYLEQDRILIAADELRVVNGELEGPAEQATPDMPLAIASLHKLTGLPAQRVVCYHGGLYDRNPSARITELAAQGVAR is encoded by the coding sequence ATGAAAAAATTATCGGATCAAGTTACAATGCTGGAGATTGAATTGGTGGGCTCAAGCGGCCAGAAAAGCATCATTTCGCCTGTGTTGATTACAGGCGAGGACGGACCGACCCTCGTCGATGCCGGCATGGCGGGGCAATACGGCAATTTGGCGGCCGCGCTCCGTGAAGCGGGAGTGGAACCTTCGGATATCAAACGTATTCTGATCACCCATCAAGACATCGACCATATGGGCGGACTGCCGGAACTGCTGCTCGAATTGCCCCCTTCCGTAGAAGTATTCGCCCACTCGGATGACCGCCCTTATATCGAAGGCGAAATTCCGATGCTGAAGTTCAACCGCGAACGGCTCGCTCCGATGCTGCAATCCGCTCCGCCGGAAATAAAGGAGAAGCTGGAAGCGATGCTTGCGCATCCTCCGTTCGGCAAAGTAAACCGGATCGTTGTGGATGGCGAGCTGCTGCCGGTCCACGGGGGGATCCGGGTCATTCATACACCGGGACATACGCCCGGACATCTCTGCTTCTATTTGGAGCAGGATCGGATTCTGATAGCGGCCGACGAGTTGCGCGTTGTGAACGGGGAGCTGGAAGGGCCTGCGGAACAGGCGACGCCGGATATGCCGCTTGCTATCGCGTCCCTCCACAAGCTGACCGGATTACCGGCCCAGCGCGTCGTTTGTTACCATGGCGGATTGTATGACCGTAATCCGTCCGCCCGTATTACCGAGCTTGCCGCTCAAGGTGTCGCACGCTAG
- a CDS encoding GtrA family protein, with protein MGTLIKFALTGCLNTVIDYAVFGLLNALLGVNYLLAQTISFACGTINSYLVNRKWTFQRRGGVSAGEALKFLAVNGFTFGISTAVLAILHSGLQWNALAAKAIAVVIATAAGYAANRYWVFREAETLVSSETAKDE; from the coding sequence GTGGGCACATTGATTAAATTCGCCTTAACCGGCTGCTTGAATACGGTGATCGATTACGCCGTCTTTGGTCTGCTGAATGCGCTGCTCGGCGTCAACTATTTGCTCGCGCAGACGATCAGCTTCGCCTGCGGAACGATCAACAGTTATTTGGTCAACCGGAAATGGACGTTTCAGCGCAGAGGGGGAGTCAGCGCGGGAGAAGCGTTGAAATTTCTGGCGGTAAACGGCTTTACTTTCGGAATTTCGACGGCGGTTCTTGCCATTTTGCACTCCGGATTGCAGTGGAATGCCCTCGCAGCGAAAGCAATCGCTGTCGTCATCGCTACGGCGGCAGGTTATGCCGCGAACCGGTATTGGGTTTTCCGGGAGGCGGAGACGCTCGTTTCTTCCGAAACGGCGAAAGACGAATGA
- a CDS encoding YveK family protein, whose translation MELKEYGRIITKRIWMIIAIVAVVCSLTAVKSYYFTTPVYKADTKLVVNQQTMIGNGMQTLNYSDVQTNIKLINSYKEIIKSAAIMDKVAQIYPDLKMSSDVLASRVSVSSASDSQVMNLSFTSTSYTQAAKAVNAIAKVFKDQIPSIMKVDNVAILSTAKVDDATAPINTKPTLNILVAFIVSLMLAVGLAFLLDYLDDTIKSEQDIASVLELPMLAMITKFEASGSQSRKPSASQKQPVGEGKYAAANQ comes from the coding sequence ATGGAACTTAAAGAGTATGGCCGCATCATAACGAAGCGTATATGGATGATTATTGCAATTGTTGCAGTCGTTTGTTCGTTAACCGCTGTGAAAAGCTATTATTTTACAACCCCGGTATATAAGGCGGATACGAAGCTTGTCGTGAATCAGCAGACGATGATCGGCAACGGAATGCAAACGCTCAATTACAGCGATGTTCAGACGAATATTAAACTGATTAATTCTTACAAGGAAATTATTAAATCGGCGGCCATTATGGATAAGGTGGCTCAGATCTATCCGGATTTAAAAATGTCTTCCGATGTGCTGGCAAGCAGGGTTTCGGTCAGCTCGGCCAGCGATTCGCAAGTCATGAACCTTTCGTTCACAAGCACTTCCTATACGCAAGCGGCCAAAGCGGTCAATGCGATTGCCAAGGTGTTCAAGGATCAAATCCCTTCGATCATGAAGGTCGATAACGTTGCGATTTTAAGTACCGCAAAGGTTGATGATGCAACGGCCCCCATTAATACAAAGCCGACGCTAAATATTTTGGTCGCTTTCATCGTGTCGCTTATGCTGGCGGTCGGCCTTGCTTTTCTGCTCGATTATTTGGACGACACCATCAAGTCGGAGCAGGATATTGCAAGCGTGCTGGAGCTGCCGATGCTGGCGATGATTACGAAGTTTGAAGCCAGTGGAAGCCAGTCACGAAAGCCTTCGGCTTCACAAAAGCAACCGGTAGGGGAGGGTAAATATGCCGCGGCTAATCAGTAA
- a CDS encoding CpsD/CapB family tyrosine-protein kinase produces the protein MPRLISNSNLVTLHTPKSPISEAYRTLRTNIQFSSIDNKINVLMVASAQSGEGKSTTVSNLAVTYAQEGKKVLLIDADLRKPTMHRIFGLSNRVGLTSVITGQIRPSDAIQSTEVINLSLLPSGTIPPNPAELLASQKMKAFVNEMKGAYDMVIFDTPPVLAVADSLIVSSVCDGVVIVVQEGRVKRELVRKAKESLERVNAKLIGVVLNNVKKSKDGYYYYYRETAE, from the coding sequence ATGCCGCGGCTAATCAGTAATTCCAATTTGGTGACATTGCATACGCCCAAATCTCCGATTTCAGAGGCGTACCGGACGCTGCGCACCAACATCCAATTTTCATCTATCGACAACAAAATAAACGTGTTGATGGTTGCATCCGCTCAATCCGGCGAAGGCAAAAGCACGACGGTATCCAACTTGGCCGTCACGTATGCACAGGAAGGCAAAAAAGTGCTGCTTATCGATGCGGACCTGCGAAAACCGACGATGCATCGAATCTTCGGCTTATCTAACCGGGTCGGTTTGACAAGCGTCATTACCGGTCAGATTCGTCCGTCCGATGCGATTCAAAGTACGGAAGTAATTAACTTATCGTTATTGCCTTCGGGGACGATACCGCCCAATCCGGCAGAGCTGCTCGCTTCGCAGAAGATGAAAGCTTTTGTGAATGAAATGAAGGGCGCCTACGACATGGTCATCTTCGATACGCCCCCGGTTCTCGCTGTAGCCGACTCGCTTATTGTGTCTTCGGTGTGCGACGGCGTCGTTATCGTCGTACAGGAAGGCAGAGTGAAGCGCGAATTGGTACGAAAAGCGAAGGAAAGTCTTGAGCGGGTTAATGCGAAGCTGATCGGCGTCGTGCTGAACAACGTGAAGAAAAGCAAAGACGGTTACTACTATTACTACCGTGAAACAGCCGAGTAA
- the galU gene encoding UTP--glucose-1-phosphate uridylyltransferase GalU produces the protein MKKVKKAIIPAAGLGTRFLPATKAMPKEMLPIVDKPTIQYIVEEAIESGIEDIIVVTGKGKRAIEDHFDIAFELEQTLQEKGKLEILEKVRRSSNVEIHYIRQKEPKGLGHAVWCARNFIGDEPFAVLLGDDIVDAAVPCTKQLIDQYDRTGRSVIGVQTVGVDQTDRYGIVDPIETEALGRLYQVNRFVEKPPIGQAPSNLAIMGRYVLTPEIFEYLGHQERGAGGEIQLTDAIQKLNVDHGVFAYDFEGVRYDVGEKLGFIMTTIEFALRRPELRHALITELEGLFEREIGKQLLSAKGE, from the coding sequence ATGAAAAAAGTGAAAAAAGCGATTATTCCTGCAGCTGGACTTGGTACCCGTTTCTTGCCGGCAACAAAAGCAATGCCCAAAGAAATGCTCCCGATCGTAGACAAGCCCACCATCCAGTATATCGTCGAGGAAGCAATCGAATCGGGTATTGAGGACATTATCGTCGTGACGGGAAAAGGAAAACGGGCGATCGAGGACCACTTCGACATCGCGTTTGAGCTCGAACAGACGCTGCAGGAAAAAGGAAAGCTGGAAATCCTGGAAAAGGTACGGCGTTCCTCCAATGTGGAAATCCATTATATCCGGCAAAAAGAACCGAAAGGGCTTGGCCATGCGGTATGGTGCGCACGCAATTTTATCGGCGACGAACCGTTCGCCGTACTGCTCGGCGACGATATCGTCGATGCGGCGGTTCCGTGCACGAAGCAGCTCATCGACCAATATGACCGTACCGGCCGTTCGGTTATCGGTGTCCAAACGGTAGGCGTCGATCAAACGGACCGTTACGGAATCGTAGATCCGATCGAAACGGAAGCGCTCGGCCGTCTGTACCAGGTGAATCGTTTCGTGGAAAAGCCGCCGATCGGACAGGCGCCCTCGAATTTGGCGATTATGGGAAGATACGTGCTGACGCCGGAAATTTTTGAATATTTGGGTCATCAGGAACGGGGCGCCGGAGGCGAAATTCAACTTACGGACGCGATTCAGAAACTGAATGTCGATCATGGCGTGTTCGCTTACGATTTCGAAGGCGTTCGGTACGACGTGGGCGAGAAGCTCGGTTTTATTATGACGACCATCGAATTTGCGCTTCGCAGACCTGAACTGCGCCATGCTTTAATTACCGAGTTGGAAGGGCTCTTTGAAAGGGAAATCGGTAAACAATTGCTGTCGGCAAAGGGGGAATAA
- a CDS encoding sugar transferase: MNPSRQQDEVVINVYPGRLSNVNNQGLAGYSIFKRSLDFTCALAGLIVLTPLFLVLAILIKLEDPRGSVFFYQTRIGKNEKPFRMYKFRSMVSNAEERLKELLDKNEIQGAMFKMKNDPRITKVGKFIRKTSLDELPQLVNVLRGDMSLVGPRPPLPREVAEYTERDKLRLLVTPGCTGLWQVSGRNELGFKEMVELDIKYIENRSIGFDLKILLKTVKVLFGSKDAF, from the coding sequence ATGAACCCTTCCCGTCAACAGGATGAAGTGGTGATAAACGTTTATCCGGGACGGTTGTCCAATGTGAACAACCAAGGTCTTGCCGGTTACTCCATCTTCAAACGTTCGCTCGACTTTACGTGCGCGTTAGCCGGGTTAATCGTCTTAACCCCCCTCTTTCTCGTGCTTGCCATTCTGATCAAGCTGGAAGATCCGCGCGGCTCCGTATTTTTTTATCAGACCCGAATCGGGAAAAACGAGAAGCCGTTCAGGATGTACAAATTCCGCTCGATGGTGAGCAACGCGGAAGAAAGGCTGAAGGAGCTGCTCGACAAAAACGAGATTCAGGGCGCGATGTTCAAGATGAAGAATGACCCGCGCATCACGAAAGTCGGCAAGTTTATCCGCAAAACGAGTCTCGACGAGCTGCCGCAGCTTGTCAATGTGCTCAGAGGCGACATGTCGCTTGTCGGTCCGCGGCCGCCGCTCCCGAGAGAAGTGGCGGAGTATACGGAGCGGGACAAGCTGCGCCTGCTCGTAACGCCGGGATGTACGGGCCTGTGGCAGGTAAGCGGACGGAACGAATTGGGCTTCAAAGAAATGGTTGAATTGGATATCAAATATATCGAAAACCGCAGCATCGGCTTCGATCTGAAAATCCTGCTGAAAACGGTTAAAGTGCTGTTCGGCTCGAAAGACGCTTTTTAA
- a CDS encoding glycosyltransferase family 4 protein, translating to MARILHVSEFTKGGIETHLNEILTYQAAFHDVYLMVSEQNSNKDALHISPDRLFLYPYRRHPKYFAGAMKSIWNTVKEINPDIIHIHGTFAGFFLRTLLFFKKERPAVIYCAHGWSFLMDTASWKKKLFGWIEKVLSAKTTDAIINISNYEYQYALKYGIPPKKSVIVYNGVSEAEKASELPFTAKKDQINLLYIGRFDRQKGFDLLLDVFNRHKFANVNLYLVGDTVLKDQHHYELPDNAIKIGWVKNSEVDKYVRACDAVIVPSRWEGFGIVAIEALRNRKPVIASNRGALPEIVQHGVNGYIFDFDKREELAAIIKQLDKPTLEKMGNTGEQIFRKKFHSSKMNEQIEQLYESIVQRPNPQVAFQVKKYV from the coding sequence ATGGCAAGAATTCTTCATGTGTCCGAGTTTACGAAAGGCGGAATCGAAACTCATCTTAATGAAATACTGACATATCAGGCCGCTTTTCATGACGTTTACCTGATGGTTTCCGAACAAAACTCGAATAAAGATGCCTTGCACATTAGTCCCGACCGGTTGTTTCTCTATCCTTACAGGCGGCATCCGAAATACTTTGCCGGGGCGATGAAAAGCATCTGGAATACCGTTAAAGAAATCAATCCGGACATTATTCACATTCACGGCACGTTCGCAGGATTTTTCTTGCGGACGCTGCTTTTTTTTAAGAAGGAGCGCCCGGCCGTCATTTACTGCGCGCACGGATGGTCGTTTCTGATGGATACGGCTTCCTGGAAAAAGAAATTGTTCGGATGGATCGAAAAAGTGTTGTCGGCAAAAACGACGGATGCGATCATCAACATTTCCAACTATGAGTATCAATACGCGTTAAAGTACGGCATCCCGCCCAAAAAATCGGTCATCGTTTATAACGGCGTGTCGGAAGCGGAGAAGGCGTCCGAGCTGCCGTTCACGGCGAAAAAAGATCAAATCAATCTTCTTTACATTGGACGATTTGACCGGCAAAAAGGTTTTGATTTGCTGCTCGATGTTTTTAACCGGCATAAGTTTGCTAATGTCAATCTGTACTTGGTCGGCGATACCGTATTGAAAGATCAGCATCATTACGAGCTGCCCGACAATGCGATCAAAATCGGTTGGGTCAAAAACTCCGAGGTCGACAAGTACGTCAGGGCGTGCGATGCGGTCATCGTCCCGTCCCGCTGGGAAGGGTTTGGCATCGTCGCCATTGAGGCGCTGCGCAATCGAAAGCCGGTCATCGCAAGCAACCGCGGCGCGCTTCCGGAAATTGTCCAGCATGGCGTAAACGGCTATATTTTCGATTTTGACAAGAGGGAAGAGCTGGCGGCCATTATCAAGCAGCTCGACAAACCGACGCTTGAGAAAATGGGCAATACCGGGGAGCAAATATTCCGGAAAAAGTTCCACTCCAGCAAGATGAACGAGCAGATTGAACAGCTGTACGAATCCATTGTGCAGCGGCCAAATCCGCAGGTTGCGTTCCAGGTAAAAAAGTATGTATAG